A window of Dorea formicigenerans contains these coding sequences:
- the sigG gene encoding RNA polymerase sporulation sigma factor SigG, which produces MQGKVEICGVNTAKLPILKEEEKEALFARIKAGDDEAKEEYIKGNLRLVLSVIKRFHSSNENPDDLFQIGCIGLIKAINNFNTELDVKFSTYAVPMIIGEIRRYMRDNSSIRVSRSLRDTAYKAIYAKENYVKQNMREPTVQEIAQEIGIAKEDIVYALDAIQAPMSLQEPVYSDGGDALYVMDQISDHKNKEEKWVESLSLQAAMEHLNERERYIISLRFFDGRTQMEVARDVGISQAQVSRLEKNALRIMRQYLVES; this is translated from the coding sequence ATGCAGGGAAAAGTTGAAATATGTGGTGTGAATACGGCAAAGCTTCCTATCCTGAAAGAAGAGGAGAAGGAAGCTTTGTTTGCGCGTATTAAAGCGGGAGATGATGAGGCAAAAGAGGAATATATCAAAGGAAATTTAAGACTGGTTCTAAGTGTGATCAAACGATTTCATTCCAGTAATGAAAACCCCGATGACTTATTTCAGATTGGTTGTATCGGGCTGATTAAGGCAATCAATAATTTTAATACGGAGCTGGACGTCAAATTCAGTACTTATGCAGTGCCTATGATCATTGGAGAAATTCGGCGTTATATGCGGGATAACAGCAGTATACGAGTCAGCCGTTCCCTTCGTGATACCGCATACAAAGCAATTTATGCGAAAGAAAATTATGTGAAACAGAATATGCGAGAGCCTACAGTTCAGGAAATCGCACAGGAGATTGGAATAGCCAAGGAGGACATTGTCTATGCGCTAGATGCCATTCAGGCACCTATGAGCCTCCAGGAGCCAGTGTACAGTGACGGAGGCGACGCACTTTACGTGATGGACCAGATCAGCGATCACAAGAATAAAGAAGAAAAATGGGTCGAAAGCCTGTCGCTACAGGCAGCCATGGAACATTTAAACGAACGGGAAAGATACATTATTTCCCTTCGCTTTTTTGACGGGAGAACCCAGATGGAAGTGGCAAGAGATGTGGGAATCAGCCAGGCACAAGTAAGCCGCCTGGAAAAAAATGCACTTCGCATAATGAGGCAGTATTTGGTGGAAAGTTAA
- a CDS encoding FMN-binding protein produces the protein MSSKTKIVVLHMKEIIYTVLFICLGILLVALLTFMFHPKNKETSSSKSTSYQPGIYTSQLTLGDKELEVEVTVDENHINSIRFSNLDDTVTTMYPLIQPTMEEIADQICQTQSLENISYSSDNPYTSQIIINAIDDALKKAVTTR, from the coding sequence ATGAGTTCAAAAACAAAAATCGTTGTACTTCACATGAAGGAAATTATTTATACAGTCCTGTTCATCTGTCTCGGCATTTTGCTGGTGGCACTGCTTACATTTATGTTCCACCCGAAAAACAAAGAAACTTCCTCATCAAAAAGCACTTCCTATCAACCGGGCATCTACACATCACAGCTTACTTTGGGCGATAAAGAGCTGGAAGTAGAAGTCACAGTCGACGAAAATCATATCAACTCTATCCGATTTTCCAACCTGGACGACACCGTCACCACCATGTATCCGTTGATCCAGCCGACTATGGAAGAAATCGCAGACCAGATCTGCCAGACACAATCGCTAGAAAACATTTCTTATTCCTCCGACAATCCATATACCTCTCAAATCATCATCAACGCCATTGATGATGCCCTAAAAAAAGCCGTAACCACCAGATAG
- a CDS encoding sigma-E processing peptidase SpoIIGA — protein MHYELYIDLFFLINFLMDYFLLLMVGKMLKCRIRRLRIIAGAMVGAFLTCIFVVFLRGKIWRLVLFHGVMNMCLLKTGLGIKEKRTLIKAWILLYVSAFLLGGILNVFQPYVRGGAVFLILAFAGYHLCLGIWDLLAYFHKNMAGSCRARLYQNGRECEIYAIIDTGNRLRDSLTGRPVHVITGEIAQKLGCTDFSSKRVITYQSIGKENGTMPILMLDCLCCRCEKEEKWVEKPLVAVSERQKLSNVYDMILNPDDL, from the coding sequence ATGCACTATGAGCTGTACATAGATCTGTTTTTTCTTATTAATTTTCTGATGGATTATTTCCTGTTATTAATGGTAGGAAAGATGCTTAAGTGCCGGATCAGACGTCTGCGAATTATTGCGGGAGCAATGGTCGGTGCGTTTCTGACTTGCATATTTGTGGTCTTTTTGCGAGGAAAGATATGGAGGCTTGTGTTGTTTCACGGAGTCATGAATATGTGTCTGTTGAAAACAGGACTTGGGATAAAAGAAAAACGTACTCTGATAAAAGCATGGATATTGCTGTATGTCAGTGCATTTTTACTGGGCGGTATACTGAATGTATTTCAGCCATACGTTCGTGGAGGTGCAGTGTTTTTAATACTTGCATTTGCAGGATATCATCTTTGTCTTGGAATATGGGATTTGCTGGCTTATTTTCATAAAAATATGGCTGGCTCCTGTAGAGCCAGGCTGTATCAAAACGGAAGAGAATGTGAGATTTATGCCATTATTGACACTGGAAACAGGTTGCGGGATTCGTTGACGGGAAGACCGGTTCATGTAATTACAGGAGAGATAGCCCAAAAACTTGGCTGCACAGATTTTTCAAGTAAACGTGTAATCACCTATCAGAGTATTGGAAAGGAAAATGGTACGATGCCGATCCTTATGCTGGATTGTTTGTGTTGCCGGTGTGAAAAGGAAGAAAAATGGGTGGAAAAACCACTTGTGGCAGTCAGTGAGAGACAGAAGCTTTCCAATGTATATGACATGATCTTGAATCCTGATGATTTATAG
- a CDS encoding HAD family hydrolase, which translates to MIKACIFDLDGTIGNTLDSMVYSVNLTLKEMNLSEISKEQCREFVGNGARVLMEKALDASGNPGATRIEEGMQIYGRIFDENCTYHVTPCEGVPEMLYKLKKQGVKLAVLSNKPHCQAVKAVHAIYGEKLFDWVQGQKDEIPRKPDPAGVFYVAKKLGVDYKECLYVGDSEVDVVTGKNAGVKTIAVTWGFRTKEELMIAGAQYMIDKAEKLQEYL; encoded by the coding sequence ATGATTAAGGCATGTATTTTTGATCTTGATGGTACGATTGGTAATACGTTGGATTCCATGGTCTATTCGGTTAACCTGACATTAAAAGAGATGAATCTTTCGGAGATTTCTAAAGAACAGTGTCGGGAGTTCGTAGGGAATGGTGCGAGGGTGTTGATGGAGAAGGCGCTGGATGCATCGGGGAATCCTGGTGCGACCAGAATTGAGGAAGGTATGCAGATCTATGGACGCATATTTGATGAGAATTGTACATATCATGTAACACCTTGCGAAGGCGTCCCGGAAATGCTGTATAAGTTAAAGAAACAGGGAGTGAAATTGGCGGTGCTGTCCAATAAACCTCATTGTCAGGCGGTGAAAGCGGTTCATGCAATTTATGGTGAGAAGTTGTTTGACTGGGTACAGGGACAGAAGGATGAAATTCCAAGAAAACCGGATCCGGCGGGAGTGTTTTATGTGGCGAAAAAGCTCGGTGTAGATTACAAGGAGTGTCTGTATGTAGGAGATTCTGAAGTAGATGTGGTGACTGGAAAGAATGCAGGAGTAAAAACTATCGCAGTGACGTGGGGATTTCGTACGAAAGAAGAGTTAATGATTGCCGGAGCCCAGTATATGATAGACAAGGCAGAGAAATTGCAGGAATATCTATAA
- the sigE gene encoding RNA polymerase sporulation sigma factor SigE — protein MLMKAVMPKKFQLNVIPDFRTFLFPDGGEIHYIGGSDILPAPLEADDEARAIGYLGSAHDEEARKLLIEHNLRLVVYIAKKFDNTGIGVEDLISIGTIGLIKAINTFNPTKNIKLATYASRCIENEILMYLRRNNKTKLEVSIDEPLNVDWDGNELLLSDILGTEEDTIYKDLEQEAERKILIKALNLLSARERSIIQMRFGIGTVDGEEKTQKEVADLLGISQSYISRLEKKIMVRLRKEMVKYS, from the coding sequence ATGTTAATGAAAGCAGTTATGCCCAAAAAGTTTCAGTTAAACGTAATTCCGGATTTTCGGACATTTTTATTTCCGGACGGAGGAGAGATACACTATATCGGAGGGTCAGACATTTTGCCTGCACCGTTAGAAGCAGATGATGAGGCGAGAGCAATCGGTTATCTGGGAAGTGCACATGACGAAGAGGCGAGGAAACTTCTGATAGAACATAATTTGCGCCTGGTCGTTTATATAGCGAAAAAATTTGATAATACTGGTATCGGAGTGGAAGATCTTATTTCCATCGGAACAATTGGATTGATTAAGGCAATTAATACATTTAACCCGACGAAAAATATAAAACTTGCGACCTATGCTTCCCGCTGTATTGAAAACGAGATTTTAATGTATCTGCGACGTAATAATAAAACGAAACTGGAAGTGTCAATCGATGAGCCGCTGAATGTGGACTGGGATGGAAATGAACTCTTGCTGTCAGATATTCTGGGCACGGAGGAGGATACGATTTATAAGGATCTGGAGCAGGAGGCAGAGAGGAAGATTCTGATAAAAGCACTGAATCTGTTGTCAGCAAGAGAACGTTCCATCATACAGATGCGCTTTGGTATCGGAACTGTGGACGGGGAGGAAAAGACGCAAAAAGAGGTGGCAGATCTGCTGGGGATTTCCCAGTCCTACATATCCAGACTTGAGAAAAAAATTATGGTGCGCCTGAGAAAAGAAATGGTGAAGTATTCCTGA
- a CDS encoding MBL fold metallo-hydrolase RNA specificity domain-containing protein codes for MKLTFIGADHEVTGSCHLVEACGKNILVDCGMEQGPDLYENQEIPVASGDIDYILLTHAHIDHSGKIPMLCKQGFHGEIVTTFATSDLCNIMLRDSAHIQEFEAEWRNRKARRSGGPEYEPLYTMADADAAIKLLAPCDYDQRITLCDGIDIRFTDVGHLLGSAAIEMWITEGDISKKIVFSGDVGNLDQPIIKDPKKVTEADYILIESTYGDRVHGDVRPDYVGEFTRILKETFDRGGNVVVPSFAVGRTQELLYFIREIKEKNLLPDYPNFEVYVDSPLAIEATNVFNKNVKSCFDEDALAIIEKGINPLVFPGLKTTITSDESRMINFDTKPKVILSASGMCEAGRIRHHLKHNLWKKESTICFVGYQAVGTLGRKLIEGAECVKLFGETVEVNAKIESLKGISGHADRNGLLDWLSGFENTPQHVFVVHGEDQVTDTFAEAITEKFGWPAMAPYSGGCVDLATGEILSVGIKEPKKAVEKPAQIRKQNAFYRVVAAAKRLLDVVYKNEGLANKELMKFENQINNLADKWDR; via the coding sequence ATGAAGCTTACTTTTATAGGAGCGGACCACGAAGTGACAGGCAGCTGCCACCTTGTTGAGGCCTGCGGAAAGAACATTCTGGTAGACTGCGGTATGGAGCAGGGGCCAGATCTTTACGAGAACCAGGAAATCCCGGTTGCATCGGGAGATATAGATTATATTCTCCTGACGCATGCACATATCGATCACTCCGGAAAGATTCCGATGCTTTGCAAACAGGGATTTCATGGAGAAATCGTAACAACATTTGCCACATCAGATCTGTGTAATATCATGCTGCGTGACAGTGCCCATATTCAAGAGTTTGAGGCGGAATGGCGGAATCGTAAAGCAAGGCGAAGCGGCGGACCGGAATATGAGCCGCTCTATACAATGGCGGATGCCGATGCAGCGATCAAATTGCTGGCACCGTGTGATTATGATCAAAGAATTACACTGTGTGACGGAATAGATATTCGTTTTACGGATGTAGGGCATCTTCTTGGCTCTGCGGCAATCGAGATGTGGATCACAGAGGGAGACATTTCCAAAAAGATCGTATTTTCCGGAGATGTTGGAAATCTGGATCAGCCGATTATCAAGGATCCAAAGAAAGTGACAGAAGCAGATTATATTTTGATTGAATCTACATATGGAGACCGGGTGCATGGGGATGTAAGACCGGATTATGTCGGAGAGTTTACAAGAATTTTAAAGGAGACTTTTGACCGCGGAGGGAATGTGGTCGTTCCGTCCTTTGCAGTGGGACGTACACAGGAGCTTCTGTATTTTATCCGTGAGATCAAGGAGAAAAACTTGTTGCCGGACTATCCGAATTTCGAGGTTTATGTGGATAGCCCGTTGGCAATTGAAGCAACGAACGTATTTAATAAGAATGTAAAATCCTGTTTTGACGAGGATGCACTTGCGATTATTGAGAAAGGAATCAATCCACTTGTTTTTCCGGGCTTAAAAACAACGATTACAAGTGATGAGTCCCGGATGATTAATTTTGATACAAAACCGAAGGTTATCTTATCGGCATCAGGAATGTGTGAGGCAGGACGAATCCGCCACCATTTGAAGCACAATCTGTGGAAAAAAGAAAGTACGATCTGTTTTGTAGGATATCAGGCGGTAGGAACACTGGGGCGAAAGCTGATTGAGGGTGCGGAATGCGTCAAGCTTTTTGGTGAGACAGTCGAAGTCAATGCGAAGATTGAAAGTCTGAAAGGTATTAGCGGACATGCAGACCGGAACGGACTTTTAGACTGGTTGTCAGGATTTGAGAACACACCGCAGCATGTATTCGTAGTTCATGGTGAAGATCAGGTTACGGATACATTTGCAGAAGCAATTACGGAAAAGTTTGGCTGGCCGGCCATGGCACCGTATTCCGGAGGATGTGTGGATCTTGCTACAGGTGAAATCCTGTCAGTTGGAATTAAAGAACCGAAAAAGGCAGTGGAAAAACCAGCACAGATCCGTAAGCAGAATGCATTTTACAGAGTGGTCGCAGCGGCAAAGAGACTGCTTGATGTGGTATATAAGAATGAAGGACTTGCAAACAAAGAACTGATGAAGTTCGAGAATCAGATTAATAATCTGGCAGACAAGTGGGACAGATAA
- the pth gene encoding aminoacyl-tRNA hydrolase, whose amino-acid sequence MIIIAGLGNPTKEYEGTRHNVGFQVIDKIAEKYNIAVDAKKGRAYVGKGIIEGQKVLLVKPQTYMNLSGESIRELVDYFKVDPKEELLVIYDDISLNPGQIRIRKKGSAGGHNGIKNIIAQLGTDTFQRIKVGVGEKPKGYDLAAYVLGHFHGEDLELVEEGYEKAISATEEILKGEIDAAMNEYNRKVKPKEE is encoded by the coding sequence ATGATAATTATAGCAGGACTTGGAAATCCGACAAAAGAATACGAAGGTACAAGACATAATGTAGGATTTCAGGTGATAGATAAAATCGCAGAAAAATATAATATTGCAGTGGACGCAAAAAAAGGGCGTGCCTATGTTGGAAAAGGAATCATCGAAGGTCAGAAGGTTCTTCTTGTTAAACCGCAGACTTATATGAATTTAAGTGGTGAGAGCATTCGCGAGTTGGTGGATTATTTTAAGGTAGATCCGAAAGAAGAGCTGCTTGTGATATATGATGATATCAGTCTGAACCCGGGGCAGATCCGGATTCGTAAAAAAGGAAGTGCCGGTGGACATAACGGAATTAAAAATATTATTGCCCAGCTTGGGACAGATACATTTCAAAGAATTAAAGTCGGAGTGGGAGAAAAGCCGAAAGGATATGATCTGGCTGCCTATGTTCTCGGACATTTTCATGGAGAGGATCTGGAACTTGTGGAAGAGGGATATGAAAAGGCAATTTCTGCCACAGAAGAGATATTAAAAGGTGAGATTGATGCGGCCATGAATGAGTATAACCGTAAAGTGAAGCCGAAGGAGGAGTAA